A genomic region of Pithys albifrons albifrons isolate INPA30051 chromosome 20, PitAlb_v1, whole genome shotgun sequence contains the following coding sequences:
- the AIF1L gene encoding allograft inflammatory factor 1-like, with the protein MAAPRRPNGGGLRRAPQDGRLEEINKEFLCDPKFSDEEDLEEKLAVFKEKYMEFDLNNQGEIDLMSVKRMMEKLGAPKTHLELKKMISEVTGGVSDTISYQDFVNVMLGKRSAVLKLVMMFEGKANESNPKPSGPPPERDIASLP; encoded by the exons ATGGCGGCTCCGCGCCGGCCGAACGGCGGGGGGCTGCGGCGGGCCCCGCAGGACGGGCGGCTGGAGGAGATCAACAAG GAATTTCTCTGTGATCCAAAGTTCAGTGATGAAGAAGACCTGGAGGAGAAGTTGGCAGTGTTCAAAG AGAAATACATGGAGTTTGACCTAAACAACCAAGGCGAGATTG ATTTGATGTCAGTCAAAAGGATGATGGAGAAGCTGGGGGCTCCGAAGACCCACCTAGAACTGAAGAAGATGATCTCTGAGGTGACTGGAGGGGTCAGCGACACCATCTCGTACCAGGACTTTGTCAATGTGATGCTTGGCAAAcgctctgctgtgctgaaacT ggTCATGATGTTTGAAGGAAAAGCCAATGAAAGCAACCCAAAACCTTCTGGTCCTCCTCCAGAGAGAGACATAGCCAGCCTCCCTTGA